One Halorientalis litorea DNA segment encodes these proteins:
- a CDS encoding helix-turn-helix domain-containing protein: protein MGATQLDSPSILVVEDDRNLADLYAEWLEESYVVEIAYDGSQALERLDETVDVVLLDRMMPGLSGSEVLEAVRDASVDPRVVMVSAVTPGLDIVQMGFDAYLEKPVDADVLHETVDRMLTRADYDEKVQELFSLIERQDTLEAVKSTTELETSEEYHSLTARLEAKQTAVEELLTGLPDDDFRVAVERLQRTAAERASERRYESLTADVLDSAKEATVVIDADGSVVFANTATETLLGLDRADARGREYAAVAAEQFGSIEAEDASLVSLIREGLANRRSEIDATVHVPEDGTRAERWLEYWSAPVETGLYAGGRIEHYHDVTGRYRREQYLQVLHHATRELLTAETDEAVTTHAVTTATDELDLPYAAVFVRDTGTGDLVPMASETTAPDTDPDLPTRSGGSGPVWTAFADRTGRLTADSYRGDGTSEEWLDEAFDDWLICPLGHRGVFLAATTDGEPLPATKQSLAQTWAASTRQALEQVARTRHLKDRDRQLERQNERLLRLDRINRLIRSLNVAVTSADTRGEIETAVCRRLLRTGPVTGAWVASVDVPSTRTVCRASAGSLDEYLSRIKQSSSETESSRRVETTPTLPAREAYDARSTVSVTDLVTVDSGVWWRDRALEQGTNTIVAVPVVQDGTIFGAIEVHLDRPGGLSDDAVDALAELGVTIGHAIGAIRQRNALLSGGATTLTFRIDADSPLSRLTTDIDAPLRVTDVSRWGDGTCAVFTRVELDASHDRDRITRQVKNRPSVSTLRDDTDGLTCVVTLETASPLRQMVRHGGTLEQVTARSDSESFTATVRLPSDTVVREYADAVTDALGDIELVGKYDDASDQQPNQRAVGTTDARLTDRQRETLQMAFHAGYFDQPRSTDADSVAAELGIAQSTFSQHLRAAERKLLEGLFL, encoded by the coding sequence ATGGGTGCAACGCAGCTGGATTCGCCTTCGATACTCGTCGTCGAGGACGACCGGAACCTGGCCGACCTGTACGCAGAGTGGCTCGAAGAATCGTACGTGGTCGAAATAGCGTACGACGGGAGCCAAGCCCTCGAACGACTGGACGAGACGGTCGACGTCGTGTTGCTAGACCGGATGATGCCCGGACTCTCCGGGAGTGAGGTCCTCGAGGCGGTCAGGGACGCGTCGGTCGACCCACGGGTGGTGATGGTTTCTGCGGTTACGCCCGGCCTCGACATCGTCCAGATGGGGTTCGACGCGTACTTGGAGAAGCCGGTCGACGCCGACGTGTTACACGAGACGGTCGACCGGATGTTGACCCGCGCAGACTACGACGAGAAGGTTCAGGAACTGTTCTCACTGATCGAGCGACAGGACACACTCGAAGCGGTCAAGAGTACGACGGAACTCGAAACGAGCGAGGAGTACCACTCGCTCACCGCTCGGCTCGAAGCCAAACAGACGGCTGTCGAGGAACTGCTGACTGGCCTCCCGGACGATGATTTCCGCGTTGCGGTCGAGCGTCTGCAGCGGACGGCGGCTGAACGGGCCAGCGAGCGACGATACGAATCACTCACAGCGGACGTACTCGACAGTGCGAAGGAGGCGACAGTCGTTATCGACGCCGACGGGTCGGTCGTGTTCGCGAACACGGCGACGGAGACGTTACTCGGACTCGACCGGGCGGACGCTCGTGGACGCGAGTACGCGGCAGTCGCGGCGGAACAGTTCGGTAGTATCGAAGCCGAGGACGCGTCGCTCGTGTCGCTGATACGAGAGGGACTTGCGAATCGGCGGAGCGAAATCGACGCAACCGTCCACGTTCCCGAAGACGGAACACGGGCCGAGCGGTGGCTCGAATACTGGAGCGCGCCAGTCGAGACTGGACTGTACGCTGGCGGACGGATCGAACACTACCACGACGTGACGGGCCGGTACAGACGCGAACAGTACCTCCAAGTGCTCCACCACGCGACGCGAGAGCTACTGACCGCCGAGACGGACGAGGCTGTCACGACACACGCAGTCACGACCGCGACAGACGAACTGGACTTGCCGTACGCGGCAGTGTTTGTCAGGGACACGGGTACCGGCGACCTCGTACCGATGGCAAGCGAGACGACAGCTCCCGACACAGACCCGGACCTCCCGACACGCTCCGGCGGTTCGGGCCCAGTCTGGACGGCGTTCGCCGACCGGACGGGACGCTTGACGGCCGACAGCTACCGAGGGGACGGCACGTCTGAGGAGTGGCTCGACGAGGCGTTCGACGACTGGTTGATTTGCCCGCTCGGCCACCGAGGCGTGTTCCTCGCGGCGACGACAGACGGGGAACCACTCCCGGCCACCAAGCAGAGCCTCGCACAGACGTGGGCCGCGAGTACGCGACAGGCACTCGAGCAGGTGGCCCGCACTCGACACCTCAAAGACCGCGACCGACAACTGGAACGGCAGAACGAGCGGCTGTTGCGGCTCGACCGGATCAACCGGCTCATCCGCTCCCTCAACGTGGCCGTGACGAGCGCGGACACCCGCGGGGAAATCGAAACGGCAGTCTGCCGCCGTCTGCTTCGTACCGGCCCAGTAACAGGTGCGTGGGTCGCAAGCGTCGACGTACCGAGTACTCGGACCGTCTGTCGGGCCTCCGCCGGCAGCCTCGACGAGTACCTATCACGAATAAAACAATCGAGTTCGGAGACCGAAAGCTCTCGACGCGTCGAAACGACGCCGACGCTTCCGGCGAGAGAAGCGTACGATGCGCGGTCGACCGTGTCCGTGACAGACCTCGTGACAGTCGATTCCGGCGTGTGGTGGCGCGACCGAGCGCTCGAACAGGGGACCAACACTATCGTGGCAGTTCCGGTCGTTCAGGACGGCACAATCTTCGGTGCGATAGAGGTACACCTCGACCGTCCGGGTGGGCTCTCCGACGATGCAGTCGACGCACTCGCGGAACTCGGCGTGACTATCGGGCACGCTATCGGTGCGATTCGACAGCGGAACGCACTCCTGTCGGGCGGTGCGACGACCCTCACCTTCCGCATCGATGCAGACTCACCGTTGTCTCGCCTGACGACGGACATCGACGCCCCGCTCAGGGTGACGGATGTCTCACGCTGGGGCGACGGCACGTGTGCAGTTTTCACGCGGGTCGAACTCGATGCCAGCCACGACCGCGACCGAATAACGCGACAAGTCAAGAACAGACCGAGTGTATCTACGCTCCGTGACGATACGGACGGACTGACGTGTGTCGTAACACTGGAGACAGCGTCGCCGCTCCGGCAGATGGTCAGACACGGCGGGACACTCGAGCAGGTAACGGCCCGGTCCGACTCGGAGAGTTTCACCGCGACTGTGCGGTTACCCTCTGACACCGTGGTCCGGGAGTACGCCGACGCTGTCACGGATGCCCTCGGCGACATCGAACTGGTGGGCAAGTACGACGACGCTAGCGACCAGCAACCGAATCAGCGGGCCGTCGGAACTACCGACGCACGACTGACCGACCGGCAGCGTGAAACTCTCCAGATGGCGTTTCACGCGGGCTACTTCGACCAGCCGCGAAGCACGGACGCGGACAGCGTCGCCGCCGAACTCGGAATCGCACAGTCGACGTTCAGCCAGCACTTACGCGCCGCGGAACGCAAACTCCTCGAAGGACTGTTCTTGTAG